Proteins encoded together in one Lathyrus oleraceus cultivar Zhongwan6 chromosome 5, CAAS_Psat_ZW6_1.0, whole genome shotgun sequence window:
- the LOC127078547 gene encoding glyceraldehyde-3-phosphate dehydrogenase GAPCP1, chloroplastic-like, whose protein sequence is WGRGAAQNIIPSSTGAAKAVGKVLPELNGKLTGMAFRVPTPNVSVVDLTCRLQKNASYEDVKAAIKHASEGQLKGILGYTDEDVVSNDFVGDSRSSIFDAKAGIGLSKSFVKLVSWYDNEWGYSNRVLDLVGHMALVGAHN, encoded by the exons TGGGGAAGAGGTGCAGCTCAAAATATAATTCCAAGTTCTACCGGTGCTGCAAAG GCTGTTGGAAAAGTTCTTCCCGAGCTAAATGGAAAACTCACTGGAATGGCCTTTCGTGTTCCTACTCCTAATGTTTCTGTTGTGGACTTAACCTGTCGGCTTCAAAAGAATGCCTCCTATGAAGATGTTAAAGCAGCAATAAA GCACGCTTCAGAGGGACAATTGAAGGGAATTCTTGGATACACAGATGAGGATGTTGTCTCTAATGACTTTGTTGGTGATTCAAG GTCGAGTATCTTTGATGCTAAGGCTGGGATTGGGCTTAGTAAGTCCTTTGTGAAGCTGGTCTCGTGGTATGACAATGAGTGGGGTTATAG CAACCGAGTGTTGGACCTTGTAGGGCACATGGCATTGGTGGGAGCCCACAATTGA
- the LOC127078548 gene encoding DNA polymerase kappa-like codes for MLMFFSATIYHLCRIYQVQTSGNDAASSHHSACTEMLGSTSFQGKFEGKNVNDGSNLLEEDRLNSCQETTMLWLNDYKCSLCGIELPPSFVEERLEHSDFHFAEKLQKEESSIRQTSIPIQSQDQKHRINRQSKSKKQKLSQREGRYTPIDFFC; via the exons ATGTTGATGTTTTTTAGCGCTACTATTTATCATCTCTGCCGTATTTACCAGGTTCAAACTTCTGGTAATGATGCTGCAAGTTCTCACCACAGTGCATGTACAGAGATGCTTGGATCAACTTCATTCCAGGGGAAGTTTGAGGGGAAAAATGTGAATGATGGGTCTAATCTTCTGGAGGAGGATAGACTTAATTCTTGTCAGGAAACAACAATGTTGTGGTTGAATGACTATAAATGTTCACTCTGTGGAATAGAACTTCCTCCAAGTTTTGTTGAGGAAAGATTAGAGCATTCTGATTTCCATTTTGCTGAGAAGCTTCAAAAGGAAGAATCAAGTATTCGCCAAACATCTATTCCGATTCAAAG TCAGGATCAAAAGCACCGAATCAATAGACAAAGCAAATCCAAGAAGCAAAAGTTGTCGCAGAGAGAGGGCCGATATACGCCCATTGATTTTTTTTGTTAA